From Candidatus Synechococcus calcipolaris G9, a single genomic window includes:
- a CDS encoding ArsJ-associated glyceraldehyde-3-phosphate dehydrogenase → MAVRIGINGFGRIGRLALRAASTWPELEFTHINELKGGAKTAAHLLEFDSVHGRWHQDIQATEVAIALRGTSISFSEFAKPEEVPWVDKGIEIVLECSGKFRTPEQLAGYFDQGVKKVIVAAPVKEQALNIVMGVNDHLYNQDEHHLLTAASCTTNCLAPVVKVIHGSLGIRHGLITTIHDATNTQSVVDAPHKDLRRARSTLTSLIPTTTGSATAIALIYPELKGKLNGLAVRVPLLNASLTDCVFEVERPTTVEEVNGFLKDAAAGELKGILGYEERPLVSVDYCNDPRSGIVDALSTMVVNGTQVKILAWYDNEWGYANRMAELARKVALSLAA, encoded by the coding sequence ATGGCGGTACGCATTGGTATTAATGGATTTGGCCGCATTGGTCGCCTGGCCCTACGGGCAGCATCCACCTGGCCCGAGCTAGAGTTTACCCACATTAATGAACTGAAAGGTGGAGCTAAAACCGCTGCCCATCTGTTGGAATTTGACTCGGTACATGGTCGCTGGCACCAAGACATTCAAGCCACGGAGGTTGCGATCGCCCTGAGGGGGACATCCATTAGTTTTTCTGAGTTTGCCAAACCCGAAGAAGTCCCCTGGGTAGACAAGGGCATTGAGATTGTCCTGGAATGTTCTGGTAAATTTCGCACCCCTGAGCAGTTGGCAGGCTACTTTGATCAGGGGGTCAAAAAAGTGATTGTGGCGGCCCCCGTCAAGGAACAGGCCCTCAACATCGTCATGGGAGTCAATGATCACCTCTACAACCAGGATGAACATCACCTGTTAACGGCCGCCTCCTGTACCACCAACTGTTTAGCCCCGGTGGTGAAAGTGATTCACGGTAGTCTCGGCATTCGCCATGGTCTAATTACCACCATCCATGATGCCACCAACACCCAATCCGTTGTGGATGCTCCCCACAAAGACCTGCGCCGGGCCCGCTCTACCCTCACCTCCCTTATTCCCACTACCACTGGCTCTGCCACGGCGATCGCCCTCATTTATCCTGAACTCAAGGGCAAATTAAACGGCTTAGCGGTGCGGGTTCCCCTATTAAATGCCTCCCTGACCGATTGTGTCTTTGAAGTAGAGCGGCCCACCACAGTGGAAGAAGTGAATGGATTCCTAAAGGATGCCGCCGCCGGAGAACTCAAGGGGATTTTGGGCTATGAAGAACGCCCCCTTGTTTCCGTAGACTATTGCAACGATCCCCGCTCTGGAATCGTAGATGCCCTATCAACCATGGTGGTGAATGGTACCCAAGTCAAAATCCTGGCCTGGTATGACAATGAATGGGGTTACGCCAATCGCATGGCCGAATTAGCCCGCAAGGTCGCCCTCAGTTTAGCAGCTTAA